A portion of the Streptomyces platensis genome contains these proteins:
- a CDS encoding helix-turn-helix domain-containing protein codes for MADDYLVRIGRLIRDARQHRGWTQTQLAEALGTSQSAVNRIERGNQNISLEMIARIGEALDSEIVSLGYAGPMHLRVVGGRRLSGSIDVKTSKNACVALLCATLLNAGRTTLRRVARIEEVYRILEVLGSIGVRTRWINGGNDLEIIPPAELDLDSMDTEAARRTRSVIMFLGPLLHRMDHFKLPYAGGCDLGTRTVTPHMTALRHFGLEITATDGTYIAEVDRTVAPKRAIVLTERGDTVTENALLAAARHDGVTVIRNASSNYMVQDLCFFLEELGVRVDGIGTTTLTVHGAAHIERDVDFAPSEDPVEAMSLLAAAVVTESELTIRRVPVEFLEIELAVLEEMGLDHERSPEYAADNGRTRLIDLTVRPSKLQAPLDKIHPMPFPGLNIDNVPFFAAIAASAQGQTLIHDWVYDNRAIYLTDLNRLGAQVKLLDPHRVLVDGTTRWRSAEMMCPPALRPAVVVLLAMMAAEGTSVLRNVYVINRGYEDLAERLNSIGAQIEIFRDI; via the coding sequence ATGGCAGACGACTACCTCGTACGCATCGGCAGGCTCATCCGTGACGCCCGACAGCACCGTGGCTGGACACAGACGCAGCTTGCGGAGGCTCTGGGCACCAGCCAGAGTGCCGTCAACCGCATCGAACGCGGGAATCAGAACATCAGCCTTGAGATGATCGCTCGTATCGGCGAGGCTCTCGACAGTGAAATCGTCTCGCTCGGCTATGCCGGGCCGATGCATCTGCGGGTGGTCGGCGGACGCCGGCTCTCCGGCAGTATCGACGTGAAGACGAGCAAGAACGCCTGTGTGGCGCTGCTGTGCGCCACACTGCTCAACGCGGGCCGCACAACTCTTCGCCGGGTGGCCCGTATTGAGGAGGTCTACCGCATCCTCGAAGTGCTGGGCAGCATCGGCGTACGGACCCGGTGGATCAACGGCGGCAACGACCTGGAGATCATCCCGCCCGCGGAGCTCGACCTCGACTCGATGGACACCGAGGCCGCCCGCCGCACCCGCAGCGTCATCATGTTCCTCGGCCCGCTGCTGCACCGGATGGACCACTTCAAGCTGCCGTACGCGGGCGGTTGCGATCTCGGCACCCGGACCGTGACCCCGCACATGACCGCACTGCGCCACTTCGGCCTGGAAATCACCGCGACCGACGGCACCTACATCGCCGAGGTGGACCGCACCGTCGCCCCCAAGCGCGCGATCGTACTGACCGAACGCGGCGACACCGTCACCGAGAACGCGCTGCTGGCCGCCGCCCGCCACGACGGCGTCACGGTCATCCGCAACGCCTCCTCCAACTACATGGTCCAGGACCTGTGTTTCTTCCTGGAGGAGCTGGGCGTCCGGGTCGACGGCATCGGCACCACCACGCTCACCGTCCACGGTGCCGCACACATCGAACGCGATGTGGACTTCGCCCCGTCCGAGGACCCGGTCGAGGCAATGAGCCTCCTGGCGGCGGCAGTTGTCACCGAGTCCGAGCTGACCATCCGCCGGGTCCCGGTCGAGTTCCTGGAGATCGAACTGGCCGTCCTGGAAGAGATGGGCCTGGACCACGAACGCAGCCCGGAGTACGCCGCCGACAACGGCCGCACCCGGCTCATCGACCTGACGGTCCGCCCCTCCAAGCTCCAGGCCCCGCTCGACAAGATCCACCCGATGCCGTTCCCGGGCCTCAACATTGACAACGTCCCCTTCTTCGCGGCCATCGCGGCCAGCGCCCAGGGCCAGACCCTCATCCACGACTGGGTCTACGACAACCGCGCGATCTACCTGACCGACCTCAACCGCCTCGGCGCCCAGGTCAAACTCCTCGACCCGCACCGCGTCCTGGTGGACGGCACCACCCGCTGGCGCTCCGCAGAAATGATGTGCCCCCCGGCCCTGCGCCCCGCCGTAGTCGTCCTCCTGGCCATGATGGCCGCCGAGGGCACCTCCGTACTCCGCAACGTCTATGTCATCAACCGCGGTTACGAGGACCTGGCGGAACGCCTCAACTCCATCGGGGCGCAGATCGAGATCTTCCGGGACATCTAA
- a CDS encoding DUF1648 domain-containing protein, giving the protein MTGRLRTAVVAGPFLAVTVAFAGIYAAVSGRLPDPLATHFRYSGQADGFTSVQGFLTESLALFLLLGAVVGFFVQVRPDAPEVPWVIAGGYALAGSTGYVVCVTLLSNADAADVSAIRVPQWEVYLSLAVALCAGALGRLLVGAAPAAPRRPRGAVSRLDLPAAATAGWSRTIGSPPLAVLGGLLLVGGLLIGLFADWIASAGLLFGAAVSLPLASVRVTVDRRGLTLAPALLSSRCRFRRIPLDRIEEAGSRHIACFAEFGGWGYRIRAGRSGFVLRSGEGIVVRLTNGREFVVTVDDAATAAALLNTYTDRARSR; this is encoded by the coding sequence TTGACCGGCAGGCTGCGGACCGCCGTTGTCGCCGGTCCCTTCCTTGCCGTGACCGTGGCGTTCGCCGGCATCTACGCGGCGGTGTCCGGCCGGCTGCCCGATCCGCTCGCCACCCATTTCCGGTACAGCGGCCAGGCCGACGGCTTCACCTCGGTGCAGGGCTTTCTGACCGAGTCCCTTGCCCTGTTCCTCCTTCTCGGTGCTGTGGTCGGGTTCTTCGTCCAGGTGCGGCCGGACGCCCCCGAGGTGCCGTGGGTGATCGCCGGCGGCTACGCCCTCGCCGGCTCAACCGGTTACGTCGTCTGTGTGACGCTGCTCAGCAACGCCGACGCGGCCGATGTGTCGGCCATTCGGGTGCCGCAGTGGGAGGTGTACCTCAGCCTGGCCGTGGCGCTGTGCGCCGGGGCGCTGGGGCGGCTGCTCGTCGGCGCGGCACCCGCCGCGCCCCGGCGGCCGCGCGGGGCGGTGTCCCGGCTCGACCTTCCCGCCGCCGCAACGGCCGGCTGGTCGCGCACCATCGGCTCGCCGCCGCTGGCCGTACTGGGCGGGCTGCTGCTCGTCGGCGGGCTCCTCATCGGCCTCTTCGCCGACTGGATCGCGAGCGCGGGCCTGCTGTTCGGCGCTGCCGTGTCCCTGCCGCTGGCCTCGGTACGGGTGACCGTGGACCGGCGCGGGCTGACCCTCGCGCCGGCACTGCTGTCCTCGCGTTGCCGTTTCCGGCGCATACCCCTGGACCGCATCGAGGAGGCCGGCAGCCGGCACATCGCCTGCTTCGCCGAGTTCGGCGGCTGGGGCTACCGCATCCGGGCCGGCCGCAGCGGCTTCGTGCTGCGCTCGGGGGAGGGCATCGTGGTACGGCTGACCAACGGCAGGGAGTTCGTGGTGACGGTCGATGATGCCGCGACCGCCGCCGCACTGCTCAATACGTACACCGACCGCGCCCGTTCGCGGTAA
- a CDS encoding GntR family transcriptional regulator, which translates to MLFRVDPGSSVPLGDQIAASVRGAIADGTVNTGERLPAARELAASLGVNVHTVLRGYQRLKEEGLIELRRGRGAVVIGAAAPARARLGETAERLIAEARRLGLSDEEIVTVVRVGLAGR; encoded by the coding sequence GTGCTCTTCCGGGTCGACCCCGGGTCGTCCGTCCCGCTCGGCGACCAGATCGCGGCCTCGGTCCGCGGTGCCATCGCCGACGGCACGGTGAACACCGGGGAGCGGCTGCCGGCCGCCCGTGAGCTCGCCGCGTCCCTCGGCGTGAACGTCCATACCGTGCTGCGCGGCTATCAGCGCCTCAAGGAGGAGGGGCTGATCGAACTCCGCCGGGGGCGCGGTGCGGTGGTCATCGGCGCCGCCGCGCCCGCCCGCGCCCGCCTCGGGGAAACCGCCGAGCGGCTGATCGCCGAGGCCCGCCGGCTGGGGCTCTCGGACGAGGAGATCGTGACGGTGGTACGGGTGGGGCTCGCGGGGCGGTGA
- a CDS encoding MFS transporter produces MTATPEPAPPHPSPPAATTAPPPAAPPPADPPLWRDRRFVLLAAARTISVLGNGFARVALSFAVLALPGAGPGQLSLVMACQAVPQLVFILAGGVIADRMSRSRLMIVTDLVGAAAYAGLAAMVLTGHAPLWALCALAALAGTATALFSPAMDGVIPLLVPATRLQRANGLLRVGMNSSMLLGLALSGVAVAVVGAGWALALNAASFVVSALLIRGLRLPARARTASSGWADLRDGWREFAGRQWLWVVVAQYSVVVAALNANAGVLGPLMAQNGLGGARSWSLIVAAQALGTVTGAGLAARLRVRRPVLTAVLATFPLALPIALLAVRAPVPWIALAMFFSGIAADIFGVLWATTIQREVPEAALSRVSSYDWFGSLAFAPLGLLIAGPVAARIGVGHALAGCAALIVLASAAALLSPQVRGIRAPEPSPTDDERSERKAGKQPH; encoded by the coding sequence GTGACGGCCACTCCGGAACCCGCGCCCCCACACCCGTCCCCGCCCGCCGCCACCACCGCCCCACCACCTGCTGCCCCACCACCTGCCGATCCGCCTCTCTGGCGCGACCGACGGTTCGTGCTGCTGGCCGCCGCCCGCACCATCTCGGTCCTCGGGAACGGCTTCGCCCGGGTGGCGCTGTCCTTCGCGGTACTGGCGCTGCCGGGGGCGGGACCCGGGCAGCTGTCGCTGGTGATGGCCTGTCAGGCGGTGCCGCAGCTGGTGTTCATCCTGGCCGGAGGGGTGATCGCGGACCGGATGTCGCGCTCCCGGCTGATGATCGTCACCGATCTCGTCGGCGCCGCCGCGTACGCCGGACTCGCCGCCATGGTGCTGACCGGGCACGCCCCTCTGTGGGCGCTCTGCGCCCTCGCGGCGCTGGCGGGCACGGCCACCGCGCTGTTCTCCCCCGCGATGGACGGCGTCATTCCGCTGCTCGTCCCCGCCACGCGGCTACAGCGGGCGAACGGGCTGCTGCGGGTCGGTATGAACAGCTCGATGCTGCTGGGGCTCGCGCTGTCCGGTGTGGCCGTCGCCGTCGTCGGCGCGGGCTGGGCCCTGGCGCTCAATGCCGCGTCATTCGTGGTGAGCGCGCTGCTGATCCGCGGCCTCCGGCTGCCCGCGCGGGCCCGTACGGCGTCGTCGGGGTGGGCCGATCTGCGGGACGGCTGGCGGGAGTTCGCCGGGCGGCAGTGGCTGTGGGTGGTCGTCGCGCAGTACTCGGTCGTGGTCGCCGCGCTCAACGCCAACGCCGGAGTGCTGGGGCCGCTGATGGCCCAGAACGGGCTGGGCGGGGCACGGTCCTGGTCGCTGATCGTCGCCGCGCAGGCACTGGGCACCGTCACCGGCGCCGGACTGGCCGCCCGCCTCCGGGTACGCCGGCCGGTGCTGACCGCCGTATTGGCCACCTTCCCGCTGGCCCTCCCGATCGCGCTGCTCGCGGTGCGGGCACCGGTGCCGTGGATCGCGCTCGCCATGTTCTTCTCGGGCATCGCCGCCGACATCTTCGGTGTGCTCTGGGCGACGACCATCCAGCGGGAGGTCCCGGAGGCGGCCCTGTCCCGCGTCAGCTCGTACGACTGGTTCGGCTCACTGGCCTTCGCACCGCTCGGCCTGCTGATCGCCGGACCGGTCGCGGCACGCATCGGCGTCGGCCACGCCCTCGCCGGCTGCGCCGCTCTGATCGTCCTCGCCTCGGCCGCGGCCCTGCTCTCCCCTCAGGTACGCGGCATCCGCGCACCGGAACCGTCCCCGACGGACGACGAACGGAGCGAGCGCAAGGCGGGCAAGCAGCCGCACTGA
- a CDS encoding S16 family serine protease, whose amino-acid sequence MTPQLPSSRPGSPARPRALSRPRAVAVGAVPVVVLLAVAGFAPLPYSVARPGQTTDVLGRHGGGEVISTSGATVRKTSGELRMVAIQATAPTADIRVGEVIEGWFRTDRAVLPLDAVFPSGGSEEEIAQHNVADMKSSQRAATTAALRFLHRDPDRVKVRLRLDDVGGPSAGLMFSLGIVDKLAGDGSGGELTGGRTIAGTGTIDADGRVGAVGGAPLKTQAARRDGASVFLVPKAECAQVQPAPKGLRLVPVTTLKSAVQALRALAKGGPVPGC is encoded by the coding sequence GTGACCCCACAGCTACCCTCCTCCCGCCCCGGGTCCCCGGCCCGCCCCCGTGCCCTTTCGCGCCCCCGTGCCGTCGCGGTCGGCGCGGTGCCCGTCGTGGTGCTGCTGGCCGTCGCGGGGTTCGCGCCGTTGCCGTACTCCGTGGCGCGGCCGGGGCAGACCACGGACGTGCTGGGTAGGCACGGCGGCGGGGAGGTCATCTCGACGAGCGGCGCCACCGTGCGCAAGACCTCCGGGGAGTTGCGGATGGTGGCGATCCAGGCGACCGCGCCCACGGCGGATATCCGGGTGGGGGAGGTGATCGAGGGGTGGTTCCGTACGGACCGGGCGGTGCTGCCGCTGGATGCGGTCTTTCCCTCCGGCGGGTCCGAGGAGGAGATCGCGCAGCACAACGTCGCGGACATGAAGTCCTCGCAGCGGGCCGCGACCACGGCCGCGCTCCGTTTTCTGCACCGGGACCCGGACCGGGTGAAGGTGCGGCTGCGGCTCGACGATGTGGGCGGGCCGAGCGCCGGGCTGATGTTCTCGCTCGGCATCGTCGACAAGCTGGCCGGTGACGGCAGCGGCGGTGAGCTCACCGGCGGCCGCACCATCGCCGGTACGGGCACGATCGACGCCGACGGAAGGGTGGGCGCGGTCGGCGGAGCGCCGCTCAAGACCCAGGCGGCCCGCCGCGACGGGGCGAGCGTCTTCCTCGTGCCGAAGGCGGAGTGCGCACAGGTGCAGCCCGCCCCGAAGGGACTGCGGCTGGTCCCCGTCACCACCCTCAAGAGCGCGGTGCAGGCCCTGCGCGCGCTGGCGAAGGGCGGTCCGGTCCCCGGCTGCTGA
- a CDS encoding sigma-70 family RNA polymerase sigma factor — protein MNDHEWLAERFEENRGRLRAVAYRMLGSLSEADDAVQEAWLRLSRTGGDEVQNLGGWLTTVVGRVCLDQLRMRKARREDSLEVHVPEPVVSRPDTVDPEQEALLADSVGLALLVVLETLTPAERLAFVLHDMFAVPFDEVAPLVDRTPAAARQLASRARRRVQGAPAPDTDLARQQEVVDAFLAASRGGDFEGLLAVLDPDVVLRADAGSAPDGLSKLVRGARAVVEQALTFSRFAPFARPALVNGTPGLVTAQGGQPLAVMGFTLAHGKIVEINILADLARLSRLDLSILDD, from the coding sequence ATGAACGACCACGAGTGGCTGGCCGAACGCTTCGAGGAGAACCGCGGCCGGCTGCGGGCCGTGGCCTATCGCATGCTCGGCTCGCTGAGCGAGGCGGACGACGCCGTCCAGGAGGCGTGGCTGCGGCTGAGCCGGACCGGCGGGGACGAGGTGCAGAACCTCGGCGGCTGGCTGACCACGGTCGTCGGGCGGGTGTGCCTGGACCAGCTGCGGATGCGCAAGGCACGGCGGGAGGACTCCCTGGAGGTGCATGTCCCCGAGCCCGTCGTGAGCCGTCCGGACACCGTCGACCCGGAACAGGAGGCGCTGCTGGCCGACTCGGTCGGACTCGCGCTGCTCGTCGTCCTGGAAACCCTCACCCCCGCCGAACGGCTGGCGTTCGTCCTGCACGACATGTTTGCGGTGCCCTTCGACGAGGTCGCCCCGCTCGTCGACCGCACCCCCGCCGCCGCGCGCCAGCTCGCCAGCCGCGCCCGCCGCCGGGTCCAGGGCGCCCCGGCGCCGGACACCGATCTCGCGCGCCAGCAGGAGGTGGTCGATGCCTTCCTGGCCGCCTCGCGCGGCGGCGACTTCGAGGGGCTGCTCGCGGTCCTCGACCCGGATGTGGTGCTGCGCGCCGACGCCGGTAGTGCGCCCGACGGACTGTCGAAGCTGGTCCGCGGAGCACGCGCGGTCGTCGAGCAGGCGCTCACCTTCTCCCGGTTCGCCCCGTTCGCGCGCCCGGCGCTGGTCAACGGCACCCCGGGCCTGGTCACGGCGCAAGGCGGGCAGCCGCTGGCCGTCATGGGCTTCACCCTCGCCCACGGGAAGATCGTCGAGATCAATATCCTCGCCGACCTCGCGCGGCTGAGCCGGCTGGATCTGTCCATCCTCGACGACTGA
- a CDS encoding SDR family NAD(P)-dependent oxidoreductase yields MPAAEKTQGWDVHRLPSAEGKSFLVTGGNAGIGYFVAEQLAGTGATVVLGSRDPAKADAATASIRARVPGAEVRHLRLDLADPASLQTSVAALDLDRLDAVVHNAGVALDDPPRRETRDGHELMFATNHLGHFALTGWLAPLLAATPGSRIVTTGSFAAKSERLDLDDLQSAHDYRPKRTYGRSKLAQMLFGVELDRRLRAAGRATLSVVVHPGGALDSLTPSRPQVRVRTTAERLRGLPLGLVVQGKEAGAWPAVRAVLDPDVRGGQLWGPRVFGLRGRPVTEPLWDHLADAGTAARLWTASCALTGVDPVLGPL; encoded by the coding sequence ATGCCCGCCGCAGAAAAGACCCAGGGGTGGGACGTGCACCGGCTCCCGTCCGCCGAGGGCAAGAGCTTCCTGGTCACCGGCGGCAACGCCGGCATCGGGTATTTCGTCGCCGAGCAGCTCGCCGGCACCGGGGCCACGGTCGTGCTCGGCAGCCGCGATCCGGCGAAGGCCGACGCCGCGACCGCGTCGATCCGTGCCCGTGTACCCGGTGCCGAGGTGCGGCACCTGCGGCTGGACCTGGCCGATCCGGCCTCGCTCCAGACGTCGGTGGCCGCGCTCGACCTGGACCGCCTCGACGCGGTCGTCCACAACGCCGGTGTGGCGCTCGACGATCCGCCGCGCCGGGAGACCAGGGACGGTCATGAGCTGATGTTCGCGACCAACCACCTGGGGCACTTCGCCCTGACCGGGTGGCTGGCCCCCCTGCTCGCAGCCACGCCCGGGAGCCGGATCGTCACCACCGGCAGCTTCGCGGCCAAGTCCGAACGCCTGGATCTCGATGATCTCCAGAGCGCCCACGATTACCGGCCCAAGCGCACCTATGGGCGCTCGAAGCTGGCACAGATGCTCTTCGGCGTCGAGCTCGACCGCCGGCTGCGCGCCGCGGGCCGGGCGACGCTGAGCGTGGTCGTCCATCCCGGCGGCGCGCTCGACTCGCTCACCCCTTCCCGCCCGCAGGTCCGGGTCCGGACGACGGCCGAGCGGCTGCGCGGGCTGCCGCTCGGCCTGGTCGTCCAGGGCAAGGAAGCCGGTGCGTGGCCCGCCGTACGGGCGGTGCTCGACCCGGACGTGCGCGGCGGGCAGCTGTGGGGGCCCCGGGTGTTCGGGCTGCGCGGCAGGCCCGTGACCGAGCCCCTCTGGGACCACCTGGCCGACGCCGGCACCGCCGCGCGCCTGTGGACCGCCAGCTGCGCCCTGACCGGCGTCGACCCGGTCCTCGGCCCCCTGTGA
- a CDS encoding carboxymuconolactone decarboxylase family protein, with protein sequence MNARLDAFSSPTIGKVFKHIVAAGKILEDSTLPTATQELVRLRASQINGCGFCTDMHTKDAAAAGETSVRLNLVAAWREATVFTEAERAALELAEQGTRLADAAGGVTDEAWANAAKHYDEEQLAALVCAIALINAFNRANVMVQQPAGDYQPGQFG encoded by the coding sequence ATGAACGCCCGTTTGGACGCCTTCAGCAGCCCGACCATCGGCAAGGTCTTCAAGCACATCGTCGCGGCAGGCAAGATCCTGGAGGACTCGACGCTGCCGACCGCGACGCAGGAGCTGGTGCGGCTCCGGGCCAGCCAGATCAACGGGTGCGGTTTCTGCACCGATATGCACACCAAGGACGCGGCGGCCGCCGGTGAGACCTCGGTCCGGCTCAACCTGGTCGCGGCCTGGCGGGAAGCCACGGTCTTCACCGAGGCCGAGCGGGCCGCGCTGGAGCTCGCAGAGCAGGGCACCCGCCTCGCGGACGCGGCCGGCGGGGTCACGGACGAGGCCTGGGCGAACGCCGCCAAGCACTACGACGAGGAGCAGCTCGCCGCCCTGGTGTGCGCGATCGCCCTCATCAACGCCTTCAACCGGGCGAACGTCATGGTCCAGCAGCCGGCCGGCGACTACCAGCCCGGGCAGTTCGGGTAA
- the acnA gene encoding aconitate hydratase AcnA, protein MSANSFDARSTLQVGDESYEIFRLDKVEGAARLPYSLKVLLENLLRTEDGANITADHIRALGGWDSQAQPSQEIQFTPARVIMQDFTGVPCVVDLATMREAVKELGGDADKINPLAPAELVIDHSVIADKFGTKDAFGQNVELEYGRNKERYQFLRWGQTAFDEFKVVPPGTGIVHQVNIEHLARTVMVRNGQAYPDTLVGTDSHTTMVNGLGVLGWGVGGIEAEAAMLGQPVSMLIPRVVGFKLTGELKPGTTATDLVLTITEMLRKHGVVGKFVEFYGEGVAATSLANRATIGNMSPEFGSTAAIFPIDDETLNYLRLTGRDAKQVALVEAYAKEQGLWLDPAAEPDFSEKLELDLSTVVPSIAGPKRPQDRIVLAQAATQFERDVLNYVSDADEAGEESFPASDSPAAANGVPSRPTTVTAPDGSTYEIDHGAVTVAAITSCTNTSNPYVMVAAALVAKKAVEKGLTRKPWVKTTLAPGSKVVTDYFDKAGLTPYLDKVGFNLVGYGCTTCIGNSGPLPEEVSKAVNDHDLAVTSVLSGNRNFEGRINPDVKMNYLASPPLVVAYALAGSMKVNITEDALGTDTEGNPVYLKDIWPSEAEVNDVVANAIGEDMFNKSYQDVFAGDAQWQALSIPTGNTFEWDPQSTYVRKPPYFEGMTMETTPVSDIAGARVLAKLGDSVTTDHISPAGAIKADTPAGQYLTEHGVERRDFNSYGSRRGNHEVMIRGTFANIRLRNQIAPGTEGGYTRDFTQDGGPVSFIYDASQNYQAAGTPLVILAGKEYGSGSSRDWAAKGTALLGVKAVVAESYERIHRSNLIGMGVLPLQFPEGQTAESLGLTGEETFAVTGVTELNDGTTPRTVKVSTDSGVEFDAVVRIDTPGEADYYRNGGIMQYVLRSLIRK, encoded by the coding sequence GTGTCGGCGAACAGCTTCGACGCCCGCAGCACGCTGCAGGTGGGCGACGAGTCGTACGAGATCTTCCGGCTGGACAAGGTCGAAGGCGCCGCGCGCCTTCCCTACAGCCTGAAGGTGCTGCTGGAGAACCTGCTCCGTACCGAGGACGGCGCGAACATCACCGCCGACCACATCCGGGCGCTCGGCGGCTGGGACTCGCAGGCCCAGCCCAGCCAGGAGATCCAGTTCACGCCGGCCCGCGTGATCATGCAGGACTTCACCGGCGTGCCCTGTGTCGTGGACCTCGCCACCATGCGTGAGGCCGTGAAGGAGCTCGGCGGCGACGCCGACAAGATCAACCCGCTGGCGCCGGCCGAGCTGGTCATCGACCACTCCGTCATCGCCGACAAGTTCGGCACGAAGGACGCCTTCGGCCAGAACGTCGAGCTGGAGTACGGCCGCAACAAGGAGCGCTACCAGTTCCTGCGCTGGGGCCAGACCGCCTTCGACGAGTTCAAGGTCGTCCCCCCGGGCACCGGCATCGTCCACCAGGTGAACATCGAGCACCTGGCCCGCACCGTCATGGTGCGCAACGGCCAGGCGTACCCCGACACCCTCGTCGGCACCGACTCGCACACCACCATGGTCAACGGCCTCGGTGTGCTGGGCTGGGGCGTCGGCGGCATCGAGGCCGAGGCCGCGATGCTCGGCCAGCCGGTCTCCATGCTCATCCCGCGCGTCGTCGGCTTCAAGCTGACCGGTGAGCTGAAGCCCGGCACCACCGCCACCGACCTCGTGCTGACCATCACCGAGATGCTGCGCAAGCACGGTGTCGTCGGCAAGTTCGTCGAGTTCTACGGTGAGGGCGTCGCCGCCACCTCGCTGGCCAACCGCGCCACCATCGGCAACATGTCGCCGGAGTTCGGCTCCACCGCCGCGATCTTCCCGATCGACGACGAGACCCTGAACTACCTGCGTCTGACCGGCCGCGACGCCAAGCAGGTCGCGCTCGTCGAGGCGTACGCCAAGGAGCAGGGCCTCTGGCTCGACCCGGCCGCCGAGCCCGACTTCTCCGAGAAGCTGGAGCTGGACCTGTCGACGGTCGTCCCGTCGATCGCCGGCCCGAAGCGCCCGCAGGACCGCATCGTCCTGGCCCAGGCCGCCACGCAGTTCGAGCGCGATGTCCTCAACTACGTCTCGGACGCGGACGAGGCGGGCGAGGAGTCCTTCCCGGCCTCCGACTCCCCGGCCGCCGCCAACGGTGTCCCGAGCCGCCCGACCACGGTCACCGCCCCCGACGGCTCGACCTACGAGATCGACCACGGTGCGGTGACGGTCGCGGCCATCACCTCCTGCACCAACACCTCGAACCCGTACGTCATGGTCGCCGCCGCGCTCGTCGCGAAGAAGGCCGTGGAGAAGGGCCTGACCCGCAAGCCGTGGGTCAAGACCACCCTCGCCCCGGGCTCTAAGGTCGTCACCGACTACTTCGACAAGGCCGGGCTCACCCCGTACCTCGACAAGGTCGGTTTCAACCTCGTCGGCTACGGCTGCACCACCTGCATCGGCAACTCCGGCCCGCTGCCGGAGGAGGTCTCCAAGGCCGTCAACGACCACGACCTCGCCGTCACCTCGGTGCTCTCCGGCAACCGGAACTTCGAGGGCCGGATCAACCCCGACGTCAAGATGAACTACCTGGCGTCCCCGCCGCTGGTCGTCGCGTACGCCCTCGCGGGTTCCATGAAGGTGAACATCACCGAGGACGCGCTGGGCACCGACACCGAGGGCAACCCGGTCTACCTCAAGGACATCTGGCCGTCCGAGGCCGAGGTCAACGACGTGGTGGCCAACGCCATCGGCGAGGACATGTTCAACAAGTCCTACCAGGACGTCTTCGCGGGTGACGCCCAGTGGCAGGCGCTGTCGATCCCGACCGGCAACACCTTCGAGTGGGACCCGCAGTCCACCTACGTGCGCAAGCCCCCGTACTTCGAGGGCATGACGATGGAGACCACCCCGGTCTCCGACATCGCCGGCGCCCGGGTGCTGGCGAAGCTGGGCGACTCGGTCACCACCGACCACATCTCCCCGGCCGGTGCGATCAAGGCCGACACCCCGGCCGGTCAGTACCTCACCGAGCACGGCGTCGAGCGTCGTGACTTCAACTCCTACGGCTCGCGCCGTGGTAACCACGAGGTCATGATCCGCGGCACCTTCGCCAACATCCGCCTGCGCAACCAGATCGCGCCGGGCACCGAGGGCGGCTACACCCGCGACTTCACGCAGGACGGCGGTCCGGTGTCGTTCATCTACGACGCCTCGCAGAACTACCAGGCCGCCGGCACCCCGCTGGTCATCCTGGCCGGCAAGGAGTACGGCTCCGGCTCGTCCCGCGACTGGGCCGCCAAGGGCACCGCGCTGCTCGGCGTCAAGGCCGTCGTCGCCGAGTCCTACGAGCGCATCCACCGCTCGAACCTCATCGGCATGGGCGTCCTGCCGCTCCAGTTCCCCGAGGGCCAGACCGCCGAGTCCCTGGGCCTGACCGGCGAGGAGACCTTCGCGGTCACCGGCGTGACCGAGCTGAACGACGGCACCACCCCCCGCACCGTCAAGGTGAGCACGGACAGCGGCGTCGAGTTCGACGCGGTCGTCCGCATCGACACCCCCGGCGAGGCGGACTACTACCGCAACGGCGGCATCATGCAGTACGTGCTGCGCTCGCTCATCCGGAAGTAA